GACCCCCGATTCCCCTTCGGGCTCCCCCGTGTTGATAACGGCAACTACCTCTGGATACAGATCTTCTATAGTGCACTCAACGAGAACGGGCGGGCGGGCTTTGTGATGGCGAACTCCGCATCCGACGCCCGAAGTTCCGAGTGTGATATCAGGCGGCAGATCATCGCCGACCGTGCCGTCGATGTGATGGTCGCCGTCGGCTCGAACTTCTTCTATACCGTCACCCTCCCCTGCACCCTCTGGTTCTTTGATAAAGCCAAGCGGAAGACCGACCGGGCCGACCAGATCCTCTTCATCGACGCACGGCATATCTACACCCAGGTCGACCGTGCCCACCGGGACTGGACACCCGCACAGATCGAGTTCCTCGCCAATATCGCCCGCCTCTACCGGGGCGAGGCAGCAGAGAACCTCCACGAAAGTGCTGACCTGATGGCTGAGCACTTCCCGGACGGAACCTACATCGATATCCCCGGCCTCTGCAAAGTGGCGACCATCGAGGAGGTGGAGGCACAGGGCTTCAGCCTCAATCCAGGCCGGTATGTGGGAGTGAAGGCACGGGAAGAGGATGACTTCGACTTCAGGGAGCGGCTTGAGGAGCTGAACGAGGAGCTGGAGTTGCTCACCCTGGAGGCGAGGGAGCTTGAGGAGCGGATCGCGGAGAATGTGGGGAAGTTATTGGAGGGGGAATAGGAAAAGATATTACTCCAGACATACAGAAGAGCATAAATTGCTATCTGCGGCAACTATTCGAAATTCCGAAGAGTTCAAATAGATAAGTGAAAAGATGTACAAAAGAGTGTACCTGAAAAGCTACATACTGATCAGATCTTTACCATTAATAAGGATCAAGAGGAGAGCAAGCTCTTGGAATCTCCTGATTATGTAACTTCAGTGTATGATAAATAAATTAGTAAAAATATCAGGGGTGGAGCGGATTTCGTGGCGGGAAAATGGAATAAAATATCTTTAGGTGAGGTTTTAACTTTTCAAAGAGGATTTGATATCACAAAAGCTGAACAAAAGAATGGATCATACCCTGTTTTCTCTTCCTCTGGCTATAAATCAAATCATTCTGAATATAAAGTTCGAGGTCCAGGTGTTATCATTGGTCGAAAGGGTACTTTAGGTACTGTTTTCTATTCAAAAACAAACTTTTGGCCACATGATACCACTCTTTGGGTGAGAGATTTTCACAACAATGAGCCGAAATTCGCTTACTATTTCCTTCAAACAATGGGCTTCGAGCGATTAGATGCTGGAGCCTCAAACCCTACTCTCAACCGGAACCACATACATACCCTTAAAATCAAATGGCCTCCCCTCCCCACCCAACACAAAATCGCCGCCATCCTCTCCGCCTACGACGACCTCATCGAGAATAACACCCGGCGCATCAAAATCCTTGAGGAGATGGCGCAGAACCTCTACCGCGAGTGGTTCGTCAAGTTCCGCTTCCCCGGCCACGAGCACGCCCAGTTTGTGGACTCGCCTCTGGGGCGGATTCCGGAGGGGTGGGAAGTAATGGAGTTAAGAAACATTGTTGTTCTCTGTCGAAATGGTGTTCAACCAAAGGAATATCCAGAAGAAATTTTTGAATACTTTAGTTTTCCTGCATATGATTCAGGGAAGTTGCCTGCAATTGAAAAAGGTAGTGAGATTAAAAGTAGCAAATATCTAGTACCACAGGACTGTGTATTAGTCCCGAAATTGAACCCTCATATATCCAGAGTATGGCTTCCAAAACCAAAAAATAATCTTCGGTCTATAGCTTCAACTGAATATCTCATTTTAGAACCCAAAAGGGGTTCTTCAGCATATTATTATGTTTTTTTTAGTCGACCAGAAATGATAGAGAAACTTGCAGGTCGTGCTGATGGAACATCAACTAGTCATAAGAGACTTAAACCAGTTGATTTTTTAGATCAGTTAGTAGTTATGCCACCAGACTCTATTACGGATTCTTTCGACTTACAAATAATACCTATGATGGATATAATAGATACTTTAATTAATACTAACACCACCCTCCGCACCACCCGCGACCTCCTCCTCCCCAAGCTCATCTCCGGCGGGGTGGATGTTTCAGAAATAGATATAACGATTCCAGTTGAGGTTAAAACATGACTGATACTGTTTTTACAAAAGTTGACTATGATCTCAATTCTCTGATAAAATATATTAGCATGGGGAATATTGGGCTGCCTGATATCCAGCGACCCTTTGTCTGGAAGAATACCAAGGTGCGTGATCTCTTTGACTCAATGTACAGAGGATATCCGGTTGGGTACCTCCTTTTCTGGAAGAATGCTCTTACCGATGATAACCAAATCAATAAAGCGAAAAAAACCATCGGATCAGATCCAAAGCAGAAAACTCCAGATCTTGTCATTGTAGATGGTCAACAGCGCCTAACGTCCCTTTATGCTGTTATAAAGAATATTCCAGTATTACGAGATACCTTTGAGACAGAGCAGATTCGCATCGCCTTTAATCCACTCGAAGAAAAGTTTGAGGTAACTGATGCTGCAATACTTCGTGATAAAGCGTACATTTCAGATATTTCTGTGATATGGAATGATAACACAGATCTCTTTGAAGTTGTTGATAACTATCTGGATGAATTGAGCAAAACCCGTGAAGTAACAGCAGAAGAAAATAAAGCTATTAAAAAAGCCATCAGCAAACTCAATGGCTTGTTGAGCTTCCCATTTACCGCCCTTGAATTGGCATCTGACATCAACGAAGAGGCCGTATCCGAAGTCTTCGTCCGCATTAACAGCAAGGGAACACCGTTGAATCAGGCAGACTTTATCCTGACCCTGATGTCGGTCTTCTGGGATGAGGGGCGTGCCGAACTCGAAAAATTCTGCCGTGAATCACGCAAACCATCAAAAGGAACTGCTTCTCCATTTAACTACTTTATCGAGCCATCGCCAGATCAGCTCCTCCGGGTAAGTGTAGGTGTTGCCTTTAAACGTGCCAGACTCAAGTATGTCTACTCCATCCTGCGGGGGAAGGATCTGGAAACAGAAGAATTCAGTATTGAGAGGCGTGAAAAGCAGTTTGAAATCCTGAAAGACGCCCAGAAAAGAGTCCTGAATCTGCAATACTGGCATGACTTTTTGAACTGCATCCGCCAGGCTGGTTTTCGTAGCAAGGGGATGATCAGTTCAAACAGCAACCTTCTGTTCTCCTATATGCTGTATCTGATCGGCAGAACCGAATACAAGGTTCCAGAGTACGATCTCAGGCAGATTATTGCACGATGGTTCTTTATGTCGGCTGTTACCGGCCGATTTACCAGTTCACCCGAATCTGCGATGGAATTTGATCTTGCCCGGTTGCGGGATGTCAAATCTGCTGATGATTTCGTGAATAATCTGACCAAAATCTGTGAGATTACCCTTACGAACGACTTCTGGGCAGTCAATCTTCCAAACGACCTTGCCACATCATCATCACGGAGCCCGTCACTTTTTGCCTACTATGCAGCCCAGGTATTACTGGATGCAAATGGTTTATTTTCAAAGATAAAAATCGCTGATCTTCTCGATCCAACCACGAATGCACATAAAAGCGCACTCGAACGCCACCATCTCTTCCCCAAAGATTATCTGAAAAACCAGGGATTCCAGGGAACTCGTGAGATTAACCAGATTGCAAACTATGCCCTTGTTGAGTGGGGGGATAACATTCAGATCTCAAATAATGCTCCAGAAGAGTACGTTCCTAAAATAAAAAGCCGGTTTTTTCAATCTGAAATCGAAAAAATGTACCGTCTGCATGCTCTCCCACCAAACTGGGAGCATATGGAATACCGGGACTTTCTGGAGAATCGCAGGGAACTGATGGCACAGATCATCGCAGAAGGGTATAGAATCCTTGTTTCAGGTCAATCAGAGGAAGATACCAGTCCTGATGAAATTAATCTGATATCATTGGTTCAGTCAGGAGAATCCGAAGCAGTTGAGTTCAAGTCCACACTCCGGACGAATCTGCATACAAACAACAGAGATCAGCGAATGGAGCAGTCTGTTCTTAAAACACTCGCCGGTTTCTTAAACACGAATGGTGGAACATTGATCATCGGACTCTCAGATGATGGCAGCCCTGTCGGAATTGATGTGGATGGCTTTGAAAATGAGGATAAGATGAGTCTTCACCTTGTCAATATCATCAAAGCCCGTATGGGGATCTCAGCAATGACCAATGTGCATATTCATTTTGATGATCATAAGAACTCGCGTGTCATGGCCGTGAATTGTCAGAAATCTCCTTCCCCGGTATTTGTGAAAGATAATGAGATAGAACGGTTCTATATCCGGACCGGACCATCCACCACTGAGTTAAGTGCAAGCCAGACACAGGAATTTATCAAACAGAGGTTTCGCTAACGAATCCTCACAGCATTGAGCACCCCCCATGACCACCCCCGCCGATCTCAGCATCCTCCTCCAGGAGGGCGAAGGCGTCACGCTCGAGTACAAGGAGCGAGTGAACGACTCCTTCGCCCGTGAGCTTGTCGCCTTTGCCAATACCGCCGGGGGCCGTGTCCTCCTTGGGGTGCGGGATGACGGGACCGTGAAGGGGATTTCGGATACCAATGATCTCCGTGCCAGAATTCAGGATATCGCCCGGAAATGCGATCCCCCGGTAAAGGTTCTGCTTGAGCGGATCGGCGAGGTGACGGTGGTGACCGTCCGGGAGAGTACAGAGAAGCCGGTCCAGTGCAGTGACGGCTTCTTCTGGCGGCTTGGGGCGGTCTCGCAGAAGCTCTCCCGGAATGAGATCCGGGATCTCTTCCAGCAGGAGGGTGCGATCCGGTTCGATCACTCCGTCTGCACCCGGTTCTCCTATCCTGAGGACTTTGATACCGATAAATTCAGGAACTGGCTTGGAAAGAGCAGCATCTACCGGGATGGATCGGTCGAGGATGTCCTCGTCAATATCGAGGCGGCAGAACGATCAGGGGGGAGGCTCCTCTTCAGGAACGCCGGTGTCCTCTTCTTTGCAAAAGAGCCCCGCCGGTTCTTCAACCAGGCATACATCACCTGCCTCCTCTTCAAAGGCACTGTCAAGGTCCATATCCTTGACCGGAAGGACTTCGACGGCGGCATCATCGCGGATATCGAGGATGCACTCCGTTTCATCGAACGGAACACACGGACCGCATACCGGATCGAGAAACTCCAGCGGGAGGATATACCCGAGTACCCGATGGCAGCACTCCGGGAGGCGATCACAAACGCCGTCATGCACCGGGACTGGTTCTTGGAGGGCGCAAATGTCTTTGTGGAGATATTCACTGATAGAATCGAAGTCTCAAGCCCCGGCGGGCTCCCAAAAGGGATGCAGGTTTCTGATCTTGGCCATAAGAGTGTCCGGAGAAATCCACTCATCGCTGATCTCCTGCACCGGATTGCCTATATCGAAAAAGCCGGAACAGGGATCAAGCGGATGCGGGACGGTGCAACAACGCTTGGCTATCCTGCGCCGGAATTCAGATCAGACAGCTTCTTTTCGGCGATATTCTATCCAATGCCGATTGGTGAGATGGAAAAGGCCGGTGAGGAGACAGGTCGGTACCATGCAAGTACCCCGCAGGTACCCCGCAGGTACCCCGCAAGTACCCCGCAAGTTGTTAACATATTACAAGCCGCATGTGATGAACTCAAATCACGTGATGAGCTTCAGGAAGCTGCGGAACTCAAAGATAGAGAGAACTTCCGTAAAAACTACTTAAAACCCCTTTTAGAAGACGGTTTCCTTGAACCAATGATTCCAGATAAGCCAAGCAGCTCAAACCAGCGGTACCGCACAACCGCCGCCGGACGTGCATTTATCGAAGCGGCTTCGGAGGAGAAGGCCGGTGAGAAAACACGCAGGCACCCCGCAAGTAACCCGCAGGTACCCCGCAGGTACCCCGCAGGTACCCCGCAAGTTGTTAACATATTACAAGCCGCACGTGATGAACTCAAATCACGTGATGAGCTTCAGGAAGCTGCGGGACTCAAAGATAGAGAGAACTTCCGTAAAAACTACTTAAAACCCCTTTTTGAAGACGGGCTCCTTGAACCAATGATCCCAGATAAGCCAAGCAGCTCGAAGCAGCGGTACCGCACAACCGCTGCTGGGCTGGCTCTCATCGAAGCAGCTTTGGAGGAGGAGGAGAGATGACACCGGCAGGGTATACGGAAGACGAACTCGTTGAGAAGCCTGCAATTGAAGTCTTCAGAGAGCTCGGGTGGGAGGCGATCAACGCTTATGACGAGTTCGATCACGGTGTCAGCACCCTGGGCAGGGAGACGAAATCCGAGGTCATCCTCAAGAGAAATCTCCGGGATGCCCTGCTCCGGCTCAACCCGGATGCCCCGCTGGAGGCGATCCATGAAGCCATTGCGGATCTCACCCGTGACCGCTCCCTGATGAGCATGGCCGCCGCCAACCAGGAGATCTATCACCTGCTGAAGAACGGCGTCCGGGTGCCGGTTCCGGACCCCGATGGCGATGGCGAGACGATTGAGCATCTCCGGATCATCGACTGGGAGAAGAGCAGAAACAACGACTTCCTCCTCTGTTCCCAGTTCTGGGTCACCGGGGAGATGCACACCCGGCGGGCCGATCTCGTCGGGTTCGTCAACGGCATCCCCCTCCTCCTGATCGAGCTGAAAGCCGCCCACCGGAGGCTTGAGACGGGATTTTCAGGCAATATCCGGGATTACAAAGACACCATCCCCCAGCTCTTCCGGCCAAATGCGATGATCATCGTCTCCAACGGGAGCCAGAGCCGGGTCGGGAGTGTCACGGCAGGGTGGGAACATTTTGCAGAATGGAAGAAGGTGGGGAGCGAGAGGGAGCCGGGGCGTGTCTCGCTTGAGACGATGCTTCATGGGATCTGTGCACCGGACCGCCTCCTCGATATCGTCGAGAACTTCACTCTCTTCCAGGAGATCCCGGGGGGTCTCATCAAGCTGGTAGCAAAGAATCACCAGTACCTCGGGGTCAACAACGCAATCGATGCCCTCACAGATATCCGTGAACATGATGGAAAACTGGGTGTCTTCTGGCATACCCAGGGGAGCGGCAAAAGCATCTCGATGATCTTCTTCTCCCAGAAAGTGCTCCGTACCATTCCCGGCAACTGGACATTTGTCATCATCACCGACCGGCAGGAACTTGATAACCAGATCTACAAGAATTTCGTATCAGCAGGAGTCGTAACCGAGAGAAGAGCAAAGGCAGATAGCAGTCGCCACCTCCGCCAGCTCCTCACCGAGGATCACCGCTACGTCTTCAGCCTCATTCACAAGTTCAGAACTGAAAAAGGGGAGAGCCACCCTGTGCTCTCTGAGCGGGATGATATCATCGTCATCACCGACGAGGCGCACCGGAGCCAGTACGATACCCTCGCGCTGAATATGAGAACAGCTCTCCCAAACGCCTCCTTCCTCGCCTTTACCGGCACCCCCTTAATCATCACCGAAGAGAAGACCCGGCAGGTCTTCGGCGAGTATGTCAGTGTCTATGACTTCAAGCAGTCGGTCGATGACGGGGCAACGGTTCCACTCTACTATGAGAACCGCATCCCGCAGCTCCAGCTGACAAACGAGAACCTGAATGCAGATATGGCAGAGCTCCTTGAAGCTGCTGAGCTTGACGAGGGACAGGAGAAGAAGCTTGAGCGTGAATTTGCACGTGAATACCACCTGATCACACGGGATGACCGGCTTGAGGCAATTGCACGCGATATCGTCGATCACTTCACAGGACGTGGCTTTCGAGGCAAGGCGATGGTGATCTCAATTGACAAGGCAACTGCCATCCGGATGTATGAGAAGGTCAGGAGCTACTGGGATACCAGGATCAATGAGCTTGTTGCAGAAAGTAACAAAGCAGTTCCCGAAGATCGAAAAGAGATCCTTGAGACGATCGCCTGGATGAGAGAGACGGATATGGCGGTCGTCGTCTCGCAGGGGCAGAATGAGATCAGCGAGATGTCGGAGAAAGGGCTTGATATCCGTCCACACCGCAAGCGGATGGTTGAAGAGGATCTTGAAAAACGCTTCAAGCAGGCAGATGATCCCTTCCGGCTGGTCTTTGTCTGTGCAATGTGGATAACCGGTTTTGATGTACCAAGCTGCTCAACCCTGTATCTCGACAAGCCGATGAAAAACCACAGCCTTATGCAGACGATTGCACGGGCAAACCGGGTCTATCCCGGGAAGGTGAGCGGATTAATCGTCGACTATGTGGGAGTGTTCAGGAATCTTGAGAAGGCCCTCGCCATCTATGGTGCAGGGGGAGAAGGCGATAATCCTGTGGAGGATAAATCTTCCCTCATTGTTGCCCTTCAGACTGCAATATCCGAGACCCGGAGCCTCTGCATGGAGCATGGTGTCGATATTGATGCGATTCAGGCTGCCGAAGGTTTTGAGAGAATCGCCCTGAAGGATCAGGCTGTTGAAGCCCTCCTTGTTTCAGAAGAGGTCAAACGCCGCTTCCTCGATTGGGCAAGCACTGTCTGGCGGCTCTATAAGGCGATCCTCCCCGATCCGGATTCCAGACGGTTTTCCACCCAGGTCCAGCCAATCCGATTCATCGCAGACGCAATCCGCTCGCTCATCATGCCTGTGGATATCTCCAACGTGATGGAGCAGGTGGAGAATCTGCTTGACCGCTCAATTGCAACCGATGGCTACTACATACGGGATAATGATCAGGAATCAGACCAGGATCTCTTTATTGACCTCAGCAAGATAGATTTTGAACAGCTTGGCGGGATCTTCAAGCAGGGGAAGAAACGGACGATAAACGAGAGGCTGAAAGGAAAAGTTGCTCAGAAAATGATGAAGATGATCAGGCTCAACCGCACCCGGATGAACTATCTTGAACAGTTCCAGAAGATGATCGAGGAATATAATTCCGGGAGATTAAGCGACGAGGAGCTCTTCCACCAGCTCGTTGCCTTCACAAAGAGCCTGAATGAGGAGGAGCAGCGGACAGTCAGTGAACAGCTGGATGAAGAGGAGCTTGCCATCTTTGACCTGCTGACAAAGCCAACAATCGAGCTCTCAGCTTCTGACAGGAAGAGAGTGAAGGCAACCTCGAAGAAGCTGCTTACCACCCTGAAGGAGGAGAAGCTGGTTCTTGACTGGCGTAAGCGCCAGCAGACGCTCTCAGATGTCCGCCGTACCATAGAACAGATGCTGGATGAGTGCCTGCCGGACATCTACACGACAGAACTCTATGAAGAGAAGACGGTTGCCGTCTTCCAGCATGTCTATGATGCGTATTACGGGGCCGGGCAGAGTGTGTATGCGGCGGGGTGAAGAGTGGTTGCATAAAAAATAAGTAAACATATCTATATGCATACTACTGGATCTGTGGTCTATTGGTTTTTATCCTTGTTTTTCTAAGCCGGTAAATTGCATACGTTCAAGATATCTTTTCCGAATCTCCATTGCAACACCATCCCCAAACCCCCACACAATTCACCCCCGGCCTATAGAGGATTTATATACAATAATACGAATAAGAGAAGCCACCCGGCAAATCAAAGAAGAAGGAGGGAAGGGAAGGGAAAAACCCATTCTCTTCTAGCAGAGATCCGGAACGGTATCTGCCCACTCCTCCACGGTGTTCATAATGGCGTTGTCCTCAAAGCTCGTGAGCCTGACAACCCGTCTTGCAAATGTGAGAGCATAATTCTCCCCATTCGGATCGCGGCACCTGAGCTGGCATGAGTAGCTGTCCCGTGCAGCATCCCTGTGGGGAGTGCCACCCACTGCTGCTGTCAGGGCAGCATTGTCAAGGACAGCTCCGGCAGCCGCATTCATCCCGGCAGTTGTCTGTGCAGTCACGGTTGCGGCACCAAGCCGCCTCCCCTCAGCATCCAGGTATACGATCCGGGCCGTATACTGCTCACGTCCACGGGTAACCCCGGGGATCGTCTCGCCGCCCTGTTCGTAGGGGACACAGCCAAACGGGTTATCTGCAAGCACGGATCCAACCACGGTATCAAATGCCGCGGTATCGACAAACGGTGTCGGAAGGTTCCGGACCGCTGTCTTGTTGTTTCGTATCTTTACAAAGTCGACAGACATTGTTCTCAACTCGATGCCAGGGGAGGGGATTTGAGAGATGCATTGCCTGCATACCTCCGGACCTCCCTGCTCCCCCGGCACATACACTGTTGGCATACCCGGGTATTGGGAGTCAGCCGACTCCGGAGATTGGACGTGTTTTTTTCCTGGAGACACCGCCTGGAAGGTGGGATGAAAAAAGAGGTTTCTGAAGCAGAAGAGAGTCCTGTTGCTCAAAAAAGAGATGAATGTCACGAAGACCTGCATCCACAGGAGCATCTCTTCCGGTACAGATAGTACCCAAGGCAACAGACAAGAATGATACCGGCACCAAGACCGGCAACAAGACCCATGCTCAGGTGACCTTCCTCAACCTCGACCTCAATCTGGCCGGATTCCCAGACCACGTTTCTTGTTGACTGTTCAAGCAGCTGAAAGACAACATAGGTGTCGCCTTCATGATCACCATAGATATGCACATGATCGCCGTGATCCGAGACACGGGCAAATCCGGCTGGTGCACCATCTGCTATCCGGGCGGACATCGCATAGATGCCATCCGGATTCCTGCTGCCGTGGTACAGCGGAATAAATGCTCCGTCTTCTCCAATGAAGTTCGCCATCAGCTCGATGTCATCGCCCTCATGGATGTGCGGGAGTTCGCCATGCCAGTGGTCATCATGGAAATCCGCAACCACATTTCCGGTGCTCCGGTCAATGATCTCAAGTTCTGCGACCGTTACCTGTGCCGAGGCAGCACTACAGAAGAGGAGTGCTGCAAGCAATACAATTATGATATTCCGAATCATGGTTCATCGTGTCCTGATACGCAGAAAGCGGGTCACAGCAAGCCTTTTTTCAGGGCCACAACACCGCCTGCATCACCACCCTGAGAATCAGGGTTGGTGGATCATTCATTGTCTATTCGGGCATAATGAGAAATCGCCAAAAAAGGTTCGCTTTGGAGAAGAAAAGAGAGATTCTCTCGATTATAGCAGTTTTTCCAAAAATTATGAGGTTTTGCGGACTCAGGCCGGATGCAAGAGTCTCGTCCACACTGACTCCTGTTCACTCCAGGAGAAGGCAGCCGGCGAGGCATGACAACCCGGAGGGGGGAGAAAGAACCCCCCTCTGGTTGGTATCGTGCCAGTATTCCGCACAGAATACGTCAGTTTCTATATGACGATGTCCCGAGTTTTGGATCAAAGACAGAGTCCGCTTCTGCCCTGATCGCATGCGAGTAGAGGGCTAGCGGGATATCCATTGCACAGAGTTCCTCGCACTGGCCGCAGTTGATGCAGGAGTCTGAGATATGGGCAAACCTCCGCATATGGAACATCGGCGGCGGCGGCACCTGGCCGGGACGGACCATTGGTGTTCCGGACTTCAGCTCTTCCTCCTTTGTCATGCAGACCGGGCAGTTCTCAATGCAGGAGTAGCATTTGATGCACCGGGAGGTCTCTTCGTTGATCGCCTTCCAGAGCTCGTCTGAGAGAGACGCAAAGTCCTTTGCCCTCCATTTCTGGCCAAGCTTCAGCATCGAATTCTCGACCTTCTCACGGATCGCAACGCCTTTTGGATCTGCTGCTCCGGTTTCGAGTACACCAGCCTGTACCGCACCATCAACAAGCTGTGCACCTTTCTGAGAGCAGACCTCGACAAAGGTCGCCTTCCCGGCCTTGTCACCGAGAACGCCCCAGTTTCCGCAGGCAAGATCTGCCTGGCGCGGGATCTTGTAGAGGCACCGGCGGCAGTTGCTCCTCCGGCCATAGCCTTCCTCTTCAAGTTCATCAATGGAGATGCCTTTGTGTTCACCGTCTTTGGTGATGACGATGAACTGGCCCTTGTCGATCTCCTCTTTCACAACATCAGCAGGGTCAACACCGAACTTCTCCCTGATCATCTTTGTTGCGTCGATTGGTGCTACCGATCCGCCGCAGTTTAAGCCGATCATGATGATGTTATCCATATTGACCTTGTTCCGCTTCGCAAGCTCAAGGATGCCCATTGTGTCGCACCCTTTCACGGGAAGTGCATACTTCTTCCCGTTTGCTCCCTGCAGGAACTTTGTGAGGATTTTTGAGAGGAGGAGCGTTCCACAGTGGAGCGAGCCCGCACCCTTCTCGATCTCGGCTGGATCGGTGACGACCTCAATTGTGGCATCATAGACATCCGCACCCTTCTTCACAACCAGCACACCATCAACCATCCTGCTCTCAAGGGCATGCTTCAGCAGTGTTGTCACTGCACCGCCGCACTCGCCTTTCTCAAGGCATGCAGCATCTGAAGCCCATGCATATATCATATCGCCTTTTGCTACCATCGTCATCAGGCCTCCTGGATCTTTTCAACGGTGACAGCACAGGCCTTGAACTCCGGAATCTTCGATACAGGATCGAGAGCATCGTTTGTCAGGACATTGGCTGCACATTCTGCGAAGTGGAACGGCATGAACATGACACCCTGCATGATGTCTTTGGTGACACGGGCAGGCACCTTGATCTCGCCACGACGGGTCTTTGCGATGATCAGCTCGTTGTCAGCGATACCAAGGTCTTTGGCATCATCGACATTGATCTCGATCCAGCCGGTCGGAACTTCGCTGTCAAGTGTTGAGGACCGCCGGGTCATACCACCGGTGTGCCAGTGGAACAGGGTACGGCCGGTTGTCAGGATGAACGGAT
The Methanocalculus natronophilus genome window above contains:
- a CDS encoding restriction endonuclease subunit S; its protein translation is MAGKWNKISLGEVLTFQRGFDITKAEQKNGSYPVFSSSGYKSNHSEYKVRGPGVIIGRKGTLGTVFYSKTNFWPHDTTLWVRDFHNNEPKFAYYFLQTMGFERLDAGASNPTLNRNHIHTLKIKWPPLPTQHKIAAILSAYDDLIENNTRRIKILEEMAQNLYREWFVKFRFPGHEHAQFVDSPLGRIPEGWEVMELRNIVVLCRNGVQPKEYPEEIFEYFSFPAYDSGKLPAIEKGSEIKSSKYLVPQDCVLVPKLNPHISRVWLPKPKNNLRSIASTEYLILEPKRGSSAYYYVFFSRPEMIEKLAGRADGTSTSHKRLKPVDFLDQLVVMPPDSITDSFDLQIIPMMDIIDTLINTNTTLRTTRDLLLPKLISGGVDVSEIDITIPVEVKT
- a CDS encoding type I restriction endonuclease subunit R, with protein sequence MTPAGYTEDELVEKPAIEVFRELGWEAINAYDEFDHGVSTLGRETKSEVILKRNLRDALLRLNPDAPLEAIHEAIADLTRDRSLMSMAAANQEIYHLLKNGVRVPVPDPDGDGETIEHLRIIDWEKSRNNDFLLCSQFWVTGEMHTRRADLVGFVNGIPLLLIELKAAHRRLETGFSGNIRDYKDTIPQLFRPNAMIIVSNGSQSRVGSVTAGWEHFAEWKKVGSEREPGRVSLETMLHGICAPDRLLDIVENFTLFQEIPGGLIKLVAKNHQYLGVNNAIDALTDIREHDGKLGVFWHTQGSGKSISMIFFSQKVLRTIPGNWTFVIITDRQELDNQIYKNFVSAGVVTERRAKADSSRHLRQLLTEDHRYVFSLIHKFRTEKGESHPVLSERDDIIVITDEAHRSQYDTLALNMRTALPNASFLAFTGTPLIITEEKTRQVFGEYVSVYDFKQSVDDGATVPLYYENRIPQLQLTNENLNADMAELLEAAELDEGQEKKLEREFAREYHLITRDDRLEAIARDIVDHFTGRGFRGKAMVISIDKATAIRMYEKVRSYWDTRINELVAESNKAVPEDRKEILETIAWMRETDMAVVVSQGQNEISEMSEKGLDIRPHRKRMVEEDLEKRFKQADDPFRLVFVCAMWITGFDVPSCSTLYLDKPMKNHSLMQTIARANRVYPGKVSGLIVDYVGVFRNLEKALAIYGAGGEGDNPVEDKSSLIVALQTAISETRSLCMEHGVDIDAIQAAEGFERIALKDQAVEALLVSEEVKRRFLDWASTVWRLYKAILPDPDSRRFSTQVQPIRFIADAIRSLIMPVDISNVMEQVENLLDRSIATDGYYIRDNDQESDQDLFIDLSKIDFEQLGGIFKQGKKRTINERLKGKVAQKMMKMIRLNRTRMNYLEQFQKMIEEYNSGRLSDEELFHQLVAFTKSLNEEEQRTVSEQLDEEELAIFDLLTKPTIELSASDRKRVKATSKKLLTTLKEEKLVLDWRKRQQTLSDVRRTIEQMLDECLPDIYTTELYEEKTVAVFQHVYDAYYGAGQSVYAAG
- a CDS encoding GmrSD restriction endonuclease domain-containing protein, with product MTDTVFTKVDYDLNSLIKYISMGNIGLPDIQRPFVWKNTKVRDLFDSMYRGYPVGYLLFWKNALTDDNQINKAKKTIGSDPKQKTPDLVIVDGQQRLTSLYAVIKNIPVLRDTFETEQIRIAFNPLEEKFEVTDAAILRDKAYISDISVIWNDNTDLFEVVDNYLDELSKTREVTAEENKAIKKAISKLNGLLSFPFTALELASDINEEAVSEVFVRINSKGTPLNQADFILTLMSVFWDEGRAELEKFCRESRKPSKGTASPFNYFIEPSPDQLLRVSVGVAFKRARLKYVYSILRGKDLETEEFSIERREKQFEILKDAQKRVLNLQYWHDFLNCIRQAGFRSKGMISSNSNLLFSYMLYLIGRTEYKVPEYDLRQIIARWFFMSAVTGRFTSSPESAMEFDLARLRDVKSADDFVNNLTKICEITLTNDFWAVNLPNDLATSSSRSPSLFAYYAAQVLLDANGLFSKIKIADLLDPTTNAHKSALERHHLFPKDYLKNQGFQGTREINQIANYALVEWGDNIQISNNAPEEYVPKIKSRFFQSEIEKMYRLHALPPNWEHMEYRDFLENRRELMAQIIAEGYRILVSGQSEEDTSPDEINLISLVQSGESEAVEFKSTLRTNLHTNNRDQRMEQSVLKTLAGFLNTNGGTLIIGLSDDGSPVGIDVDGFENEDKMSLHLVNIIKARMGISAMTNVHIHFDDHKNSRVMAVNCQKSPSPVFVKDNEIERFYIRTGPSTTELSASQTQEFIKQRFR
- a CDS encoding Fic family protein, whose translation is MTTPADLSILLQEGEGVTLEYKERVNDSFARELVAFANTAGGRVLLGVRDDGTVKGISDTNDLRARIQDIARKCDPPVKVLLERIGEVTVVTVRESTEKPVQCSDGFFWRLGAVSQKLSRNEIRDLFQQEGAIRFDHSVCTRFSYPEDFDTDKFRNWLGKSSIYRDGSVEDVLVNIEAAERSGGRLLFRNAGVLFFAKEPRRFFNQAYITCLLFKGTVKVHILDRKDFDGGIIADIEDALRFIERNTRTAYRIEKLQREDIPEYPMAALREAITNAVMHRDWFLEGANVFVEIFTDRIEVSSPGGLPKGMQVSDLGHKSVRRNPLIADLLHRIAYIEKAGTGIKRMRDGATTLGYPAPEFRSDSFFSAIFYPMPIGEMEKAGEETGRYHASTPQVPRRYPASTPQVVNILQAACDELKSRDELQEAAELKDRENFRKNYLKPLLEDGFLEPMIPDKPSSSNQRYRTTAAGRAFIEAASEEKAGEKTRRHPASNPQVPRRYPAGTPQVVNILQAARDELKSRDELQEAAGLKDRENFRKNYLKPLFEDGLLEPMIPDKPSSSKQRYRTTAAGLALIEAALEEEER